One Cyprinus carpio isolate SPL01 chromosome A16, ASM1834038v1, whole genome shotgun sequence genomic region harbors:
- the LOC109082407 gene encoding transcription and mRNA export factor ENY2: protein MSKESQMRAAINQKLIEMGERERLKELLRAKLIECGWRDQVKALCKEVIKEKGLENVTVEDLVAGVTPKGRALVPDSVKKELLQRIKAFLSQHST from the exons ATGAGTAAAGAATCACAAATGAGGGCCGCCATTAACCAGAAGTTAATTGAGATGGGTGAGAGGGAGAG gttaaaggAGTTGCTTCGAGCCAAGCTCATCGAGTGTGGCTGGAGAGATCAGGTCAAAGCCCTCTGCAAAG AAGTGATCAAGGAAAAAGGTTTAGAGAATGTTACCGTCGAAGACTTGGTCGCTGGAGTAACTCCCAAAGGAAGAG CCCTGGTGCCTGACAGTGTAAAGAAGGAGCTGCTGCAGAGAATAAAAGCCTTTCTCTCCCAGCACTCGACATGA